A segment of the Ipomoea triloba cultivar NCNSP0323 chromosome 1, ASM357664v1 genome:
AATGGGAAAAAGAAGTATTGATTTCCTAGggtattaatgatagaataatctCTCATAGTGCCCGTAAATATGTCTTCTTGAGTTAGGCACTTCATGCATTTATTTCTGTTTGATCTGATTAGGACAAGTGGAGAAACATGACTGTGATGGCAAATGGCTGGGGATCTCGAGAGAAGTCAAGATTAGCACTTAAAAGGGTGCACCGAACCTCTAAACAGGATGAGAGCTCATTGGCTCTTACAAATGTAGTTCAAAGCGAGGAGGAAAGTAGTGAAGGCAAGCGAGTTGCAACTTCTAGTGGCTCTCCACAGAATGGTGGCTCAAAGAGATCCATCATACGGTTGAACTccttttttattacttttatatggCACAATCTTTTTATTACAGTTGTAAATTTACTGCATGTTTTAATACACTATTCATTTTCCCTTTGAATGTGACACTTGAAAGGAATTCTGCTTTTGATTCTTCAAAGCGTCTATTTGGCTTTGCGTGTCTTAtgattgtttttaattttatatttccaTTTTCTAGAATAACGACACATTTTTGTAAGTTTCCTACTATTATGATTTTCTATAAGAGATGTCTGAAGTATTAACCAAATATTTCTTATGCTAGAAATTTAGCACCCTCGGTGAGTCGGTGTTCCCCTAGAAAAATTGGAAGTTGCATTGTTATACCAGTCTAACTATGTTTTGTTCATTCGAAACTTGAACTGGATAGTGCATAAGATGACTCTACTAATCATTGCCTCTTTTTTTTGTTATAGGTTGGACAATCTTGTTATGGATGCTATAAACAACTTGAAGGAGCCTGGTGGATCAAACAAGAAAACTATTGCTGCATACATAGAGGTAAGTCTCTTCTTAATTGAGCATACTCTCAGAAGAATGAACAATGGAATTAGCCAATTAGGCTTGGTGTAGTGGCCAAGAGGGCACCTATGGATTGTTAGGTCACTGGTTCCAATGTTCAACTCCTGTAAATTGCCTCTGACTCTCTGAGTAAAAAAGATTGTGCATATCCTACCCAGACCAGAGCCTTACACAGTATAGCAACCTTGCATATAGGCTTCAACCTTTTGACTACCAACGTTAAGGTTTTCTTCTTGACTAGTGGACAAGTTTATAGTAACGATGTAAAAAATAGGTGGCAAAAAATCCAAGCTTGATCCCATAATGTACTTGGCTCATACATTGTAACGAAGAAGAGAAAATTGGAGTTTGGTTTAACTAGCTATTCAAATGTTACTGAAATTGGATGTTATTAGCTGATCCATATCTAGCCTCTGTACAGATATCAAGCATATGAGCTGTAATATCAAACATCTTGAAGCTATTGAAGTTCAAGGGTCATGCACGGATTCAAACATGCTTAGTACCAACATTattcatattttgtttgtttcagCCTGTTATTCATTATACCCAGAATTGCGTTCTTTGTTTTGTAGGATCAATACTGGGCACCTCCAAATTTTAAAAGGCTACTTTCTGCAAAACTTAAGTATTTGACTGCAACCGGGAAACTTATGAAGGTGATATTATACTTTGTCTGCATTTAATCTGTGAAACAATGTTTTGTTTTAAAACAAGgaataattttaagaaatactccgtatttctttATTTGGTCTCTTCAGGTTTGATCATAATACTGTTGAGTGATTTCTTCTTTTGCAGATGTCACGGAAATATAGGATAGTTCCATCTTCATTGTTGTCTAACAATACAAGAAACCCTCCCATTCCAATCTTAGAGGGCAGGGAGAGAATCTTGCCTAAGGTTGATCGGTATGATATTGATATACTCACTAAATCTCAGATTGATTTGGAGTTAGCCAAGATGAGGAGTATGACGCCTCAGGAGGCAGCAACTGCTGCTGCTCAAGCTGTTGCCGAAGCTGAAGCCGCTATAGCAGAAGCTGAACAGGCAGCAAGGGAGGCAGAGGCAGCAGAAGCTGATGCAGAAGCTGCACTAGCCTTTGCAGAAGCAGCAATGAAGACAGCACATGGGAGAAGCACCCCTAGGATGGTAAATCCTTCATTTCTTTTAGTTATAAGGATTTTACTTAGTTTCTTCCATTCTCTAGCTTCCGTTTTAGTAGTTGTTGATTCTCAGTAAAGAGATCATAGCTCATAACTCCACTTGGCTCCAAAGGGAGCCCTATTTTCTTCATAAAAGGCCATTTAGGATTACATCTTACCTCACAAAGGCATTTGTGCTTTGTGGAGCAATATGATAGTATGCCTGAAATGGCCtccatatatttttccttgagcatatattgtttgtttctttttccttttagttGGTGGTTGTTATCTGGCCTATCTTTGCGATGCTTGTCGAATTAATCTTCAAATTGGTGGTTTCTATAGTCCATTGGCTCTTCAGCATGATTATACATACTCCGTACATAGCATGATTGCATTATCCAAAAGATTTTTCCCTCTATAAGCTATTAGCACTCATGCATACTACTTAATCCTTCATTaactgtttttctttttcctgaaCACATTTAGATGATTCAGGCTTGATGGATTTTGCCAAAGGAGAATCTCGATCTCGTAGACCTTAATCCAGATGAAAGGGTGCAGATGAGTTTCCAGCCATCTCACTCTTACTCCACTCTTGTAAATATGGCGGATTTTCCGGTGACTAGAATCAGGTGGTCAATTTGTAATCTTGAATGCATCTTCTGGTCGCTGACAAGCTTGGATGTTgtgttttccttttgttttttcgGATGTTTGTGTTTAGGTGTTGACAGATATATAAGCCGGTAATCTGTAAGGGAATTGAAGTTTGAATCAGAAAGGGAAAATCTTGGTGGATAAACTAGGAACACTTGTTCAGGTAAAAATGGGAAAGGGGAAGTTTCATTCTTCTGATAGTATGGATACCTTGTTTATAGAAATGAAATCTAGGCATTGTGCTTAGTCGTAGAAAATGCTTCCTCAATCTTCATTTCACTTAACAGGAAAAATGTTTTTAGTTTTCGTTTCCTTCTGTtgttaaaattttctatttctcATAGGAAATTATATATTGTGTATAAAACACATGttcattgtaaatttttaattctttcaAAACTTAATTTAGGTGTTTTTTTCATATACCCAAAGGTTTTTCTCGTCTCTCCCATGCAACATCGACTTGacgatattattattattattattattattattattattggtcaAGCCATGAGGTATCATAAGCATGTCTTATTGTAGGAGACATTTTTAAGCTCGTACCATATTCAGACTAATTTTTGTTCGCACCGAGTCAACCCAATTAAGGGGTAAAGTGCCGgttgttatactgtggaccatggtccacagagcTTTGTGGATCATGTCCAAAAATGGCTTGTATTTTTGtgtgttcataacaaaataaaaccacagtgtatctaaaatgaaactgttcTGGACATTGTGTTTATATGCAACTGACTTATAAAACAAAAGAGTAACTAATTGTGATTGTTTGACTTTCTTTTTggatattttaatattattttaaatgtaaaaagatcatccttatatataaagaatataaTTACACCAATTTTTTGGTTGAAAGTTTTTCTTCCCCTCACTATGTTAAATTGTGTTGAAATTATGTGTACTTTTTAATTCATTAGACATCCCTTCGATAGTTCTATTCTATGTAAGCCATACTATTTTATTTTCAGGGTACAGTGCTCAAAATTTTCATAAGAATTTAGataaatatattaggaaaactTTACTCCTCTACTTGCTTGATAGGAGTAAACTCAAATTAACCCGCCTCAATTTTTATAAGTGACTATAACTCTATACGAAATCAAGTCCCTTAAGAATGTATGTTTTGGTTGCTAGGCGCTCCTCCTCGGacgcgcctaggcggggattaatcccccgtgtatctttttattttattttttatttttttaaaaatttgtttaaatatttttacttttttaaagactaataattataaattataaattatataatactttaataattaatactaaaatattaaatattaacctaaaaaatatatagaatttgttaaaatgattttgagtgaaataacccattaaaaaaaataacaacaacttagaccaccatttaaggtgatatgcTAGGCCGTCGACCGACACCTAAcacctaggcggggattaatcggcgcctaatCAGAATTTTTGCAACTCTATACATAAGTAACaccaacattaatatataaaacataaataagtgCCCCAAAATTTGGGGGCACAGCCACCACACTATGTCGGTACATAGTATTATTTAGCCGGGGTCGGCACTACCCACACAAGTGACCCCATAttaaattaactcttaaaaataattattttttttatttttcatttgtcATACAGAAGTTGATTACTTTTTGAGTTTGAAATAATAACGATGCAAATATAAGCTGGCAAaaataatgtgtatattatgtagaaagaaaaaaaaaaagttgtggcACAAGCAAGGTGCTTTCAGTCAGTCCTTCTTTCACGTACTAAGcaaaaaaacaagaaagacaAAAGCCAAATAATGAAACCTCCATCAGCTCATCATATCATTTGCGCGCATAAAAAAAGCTGagctccctccctccctccctccctccgaCCGGGACGGATAATAAAAAATCGGACGATCACtcggccgccgccgccgcagccgcGGCGGCGATGATTTCCGGGTCTAGGATGGGAGCGGCGGCGGAGGTCTCGCTATCACTGCCGGCACTAAAATTGCCACTACCTTCGGAGTGGAGCTGGCTATAATTCCCCTTCTCCTTGAAGAGCTGGATATGGTGATGCTTGCAGTAGAGCCTCCCCTCGTAGGCAATGTAATTGGAAGGGCTAATCGTGCAGCCCGCGTAGCTGCACTTGAAGCAGGCCTTGTGGTACGCCGTCCCGTTCACGCTGATCTTCTCGGTCGGATAAACCGTGAGGGTGCACGTGACGCATTTGTCGGTGGTCCCCACGAAGTGGCTCGACACCACTTTCCCAAACCTGATCTCCTCGCCGCCTTTCTCCGGCCTCGCCACTCTGGGGATCCCTTCAAAGCTCTTGTCCAGGCTGCCT
Coding sequences within it:
- the LOC115995965 gene encoding telomere repeat-binding factor 1-like → MGAPKQKWTPEEEAALKAGVLKHGPGKWRTILKDPEYSGVLYLRSNVDLKDKWRNMTVMANGWGSREKSRLALKRVHRTSKQDESSLALTNVVQSEEESSEGKRVATSSGSPQNGGSKRSIIRLDNLVMDAINNLKEPGGSNKKTIAAYIEDQYWAPPNFKRLLSAKLKYLTATGKLMKMSRKYRIVPSSLLSNNTRNPPIPILEGRERILPKVDRYDIDILTKSQIDLELAKMRSMTPQEAATAAAQAVAEAEAAIAEAEQAAREAEAAEADAEAALAFAEAAMKTAHGRSTPRMMIQA
- the LOC115995971 gene encoding LIM domain-containing protein WLIM1-like, which codes for MAFQATNTKCMACDKTVYLVDRLAADNRVYHKACFRCYHCKGTLKLSNFNSFEGVLYCRPHFDQLFKRTGSLDKSFEGIPRVARPEKGGEEIRFGKVVSSHFVGTTDKCVTCTLTVYPTEKISVNGTAYHKACFKCSYAGCTISPSNYIAYEGRLYCKHHHIQLFKEKGNYSQLHSEGSGNFSAGSDSETSAAAPILDPEIIAAAAAAAAAE